In one Myripristis murdjan chromosome 5, fMyrMur1.1, whole genome shotgun sequence genomic region, the following are encoded:
- the cdc42 gene encoding cell division control protein 42 homolog isoform X2 has protein sequence MQTIKCVVVGDGAVGKTCLLISYTTNKFPSEYVPTVFDNYAVTVMIGGEPYTLGLFDTAGQEDYDRLRPLSYPQTDVFLVCFSVVSPSSFENVKEKWVPEITHHCPKTPFLLVGTQIDLRDDPSTIEKLAKNKQKPITPETAEKLARDLKAVKYVECSALTQRGLKNVFDEAILAALEPPETQRKRKCCIF, from the exons ATGCAGACCATCAAGTGTGTTGTAGTTGGGGATGGAGCAGTGGGTAAAACCTGTCTGCTCATCTCTTATACCACAAACAAGTTCCCCTCCGAATATGTACCTACG GTGTTTGATAACTATGCTGTAACTGTAATGATTGGAGGGGAGCCCTACACTCTGGGCTTGTTCGATACTGCAG gtcagGAGGATTACGACAGGTTACGACCTCTGAGTTATCCCCAGACAGATGTCTTCCTCGTCTGTTTCTCGGTTgtgtccccctcctccttcgAAAACGTTAAAGAAAAG TGGGTACCAGAGATCACCCACCACTGTCCAAAGACGCCCTTCCTGCTGGTTGGGACCCAGATTGACCTGCGGGATGACCCATCCACTATAGAGAAACTGGCCAAGAACAAGCAGAAACCCATTACTCCCGAGACAGCTGAGAAATTGGCCAGGGACCTCAAGGCCGTCAAATATGTGGAGTGCTCAGCCCTCACGCAG CGAGGGCTGAAGAATGTATTTGATGAAGCTATCCTAGCTGCCCTAGAGCCGCCCGAGAcgcagagaaagaggaaatgcTGTATATTTTAA
- the cdc42 gene encoding cell division control protein 42 homolog isoform X1 has protein sequence MQTIKCVVVGDGAVGKTCLLISYTTNKFPSEYVPTVFDNYAVTVMIGGEPYTLGLFDTAGQEDYDRLRPLSYPQTDVFLVCFSVVSPSSFENVKEKWVPEITHHCPKTPFLLVGTQIDLRDDPSTIEKLAKNKQKPITPETAEKLARDLKAVKYVECSALTQKGLKNVFDEAILAALEPPEPKRKRRCVLL, from the exons ATGCAGACCATCAAGTGTGTTGTAGTTGGGGATGGAGCAGTGGGTAAAACCTGTCTGCTCATCTCTTATACCACAAACAAGTTCCCCTCCGAATATGTACCTACG GTGTTTGATAACTATGCTGTAACTGTAATGATTGGAGGGGAGCCCTACACTCTGGGCTTGTTCGATACTGCAG gtcagGAGGATTACGACAGGTTACGACCTCTGAGTTATCCCCAGACAGATGTCTTCCTCGTCTGTTTCTCGGTTgtgtccccctcctccttcgAAAACGTTAAAGAAAAG TGGGTACCAGAGATCACCCACCACTGTCCAAAGACGCCCTTCCTGCTGGTTGGGACCCAGATTGACCTGCGGGATGACCCATCCACTATAGAGAAACTGGCCAAGAACAAGCAGAAACCCATTACTCCCGAGACAGCTGAGAAATTGGCCAGGGACCTCAAGGCCGTCAAATATGTGGAGTGCTCAGCCCTCACGCAG AAAGGCCTAAAGAATGTGTTTGATGAGGCGATATTGGCCGCACTGGAGCCCCCAGAGCCTAAGAGGAAACGTAGATGTGTGCTGCTATGA